The following proteins are co-located in the Branchiostoma lanceolatum isolate klBraLanc5 chromosome 16, klBraLanc5.hap2, whole genome shotgun sequence genome:
- the LOC136421658 gene encoding kelch-like protein 2 — MFWDSDLDDDDGNSFTPSTDGSSYDDYNESDYDSNVNRRSDRESVEDGSRRFENYAQGRELLAELASQRKTGEFLDVVVKVEGREFPCHRAVLASTPYFKAMLSSNLAESSSKVVQLHEIDSISFSKILDFLYTGEIRISEDDVQDLLQTAHMLQFDKILQCCRKFIQDNLCPSNCLGVMRLADMYGLSVLKERARSTAASNFVDVTQDEEFFSLSTQELLDLVGDENLKVRNEDDVVTSVIKWFNHAPENRQEAILKILQEIRLSCVRVSVLKKLASLPVIQQSEECLAKITTAMENHLLGTQVEGEEASGPRRGISDNLAIIAGGWKAVKKPHPRDNSPITAQPSPMQSIICFDPDSQQYYHIATLPTPVSG, encoded by the coding sequence ATGTTCTGGGATTCTGAtcttgatgatgacgatggcaATAGCTTCACACCTTCAACTGATGGCAGTAGCTACGACGACTATAATGAGTCCGACTATGACTCCAACGTCAACAGAAGGAGCGACAGAGAATCAGTCGAAGACGGCTCCCGTCGCTTCGAAAATTACGCTCAGGGACGCGAGCTTCTTGCTGAACTTGCCAGCCAGCGTAAGACCGGCGAGTTCCTTGATGTGGTGGTAAAAGTAGAGGGGAGGGAGTTCCCTTGTCACCGTGCAGTGTTGGCGTCCACGCCGTATTTCAAAGCCATGTTGTCTTCAAACCTCGCAGAGAGTAGTTCAAAGGTCGTACAGCTGCACGAGATTGACTCCATCAGCTTCTCCAAGATCCTGGACTTCCTGTATACCGGGGAAATCCGCATCAGCGAGGACGATGTCCAGGACCTTCTGCAGACGGCACACATGCTGCAGTTTGACAAGATTCTGCAGTGCTGCCGGAAGTTCATTCAAGATAACCTTTGCCCGTCCAACTGTCTGGGCGTCATGCGCCTGGCCGACATGTATGGTCTTTCTGTCCTGAAGGAGCGAGCAAGGAGCACGGCAGCGTCAAACTTCGTAGACGTCACCCAAGATGAAGAGTTCTTTAGCCTTTCGACACAAGAGCTCTTAGATCTAGTTGGAGACGAGAATCTGAAAGTTAGAAATGAAGACGACGTTGTCACTTCTGTAATCAAATGGTTCAACCACGCCCCCGAGAACCGTCAAGAAGCAATCTTAAAGATTTTGCAAGAGATCCGTTTATCGTGCGTGAGGGTCAGCGTGCTAAAGAAGCTTGCGTCACTCCCTGTGATACAACAGTCTGAAGAATGCCTGGCAAAGATCACAACAGCCATGGAGAACCATCTTCTCGGTACACAGGTAGAGGGAGAAGAGGCAAGTGGTCCTAGACGCGGGATATCGGACAACCTTGCAATCATTGCCGGCGGTTGGAAGGCAGTTAAGAAACCGCATCCTCGTGACAATAGTCCCATCACTGCACAGCCGTCGCCCATGCAAAGCATAATTTGCTTCGATCCAGACAGTCAGCAATACTACCACATCGCTACGCTACCAACGCCTGTGTCCGGCTGA